In Onychostoma macrolepis isolate SWU-2019 chromosome 04, ASM1243209v1, whole genome shotgun sequence, one DNA window encodes the following:
- the ost4 gene encoding dolichyl-diphosphooligosaccharide--protein glycosyltransferase subunit 4, translated as MVTDVQLAIFANMLGVSLFLLVVLYHYVAVNNPKKLE; from the coding sequence ATGGTGACCGATGTGCAGCTGGCCATATTCGCCAACATGCTGGGCGTCTCGCTCTTCCTGCTGGTGGTTCTCTATCATTATGTGGCCGTGAACAACCCCAAAAAACTGGAGTGA
- the LOC131538346 gene encoding flap endonuclease GEN homolog 1, with product MGVSELWSILDPVRQSVPLYSLSGKTLAVDLSLWVCEAQHVQGMMGRVTKPHLRNLFFRVSSLTLMGVKLVFVMEGDAPSIKAETMSKRSEMRYGAKAKPAAAKNTSRGRFKAVLRECAELLDCLGVPWVTAAGEAEAMCAYLDSQGAVDGCITNDGDAFLYGAQTVYRNFNMTTKDPQVDCYQTSRVRDELGLSRDTLVGLAVLLGCDYIPKGVAGVGKEQTLKLIQNLKGKSLLQKFTEWNVDRAERSEVAVKKVTHCLVCRHPGSAKAHERSGCVFCESERFCSPQDYDSQCPCEWHRTERARQASSVEASIKKKTLACERFPFTEIIREFLVSKDKPTQPLRRRKPSLLLMQTFALEKMDWPKHYSSEKLLVLMTYTELMNRRHGRDSPAQVQPIRIYKARVRNGVSCFEVIWKKPDHYVFAAGREETEVRTLEEESLFSLAFPEILLDFQQQRAHAQENRAKKKKPKARKEKPADSHDAVSDLFSQMSLQTDPGSTQNPPQPNSPPSPEIQPPPPSQNSLSESALIGQLHLSSIDWDSSSFTASPSQKPQSDKTDLRPAENTTCSLQERIIIKNTQKQQPRSPGSNEDDCRSLPTNARKTKPTAKTSRNPLRPAAGPLRSVSGHRNPSEICRSVSDDSDAENRPRNRVKVTSKPPKPGPTDPLRPQTSARNQQTSDEAAKTPHAAGRPATLIQVHHGTLEDDSDASLDSPRPLAERLKMRFGK from the exons ATGGGTGTTTCTGAGCTCTGGTCCATCCTGGATCCGGTCCGGCAGTCTGTGCCGCTCTACAGTCTGTCAGGAAAGACCCTCGCCGTGGACCTCAGCCTGTGGGTCTGCGAGGCCCAGCACGTGCAGGGCATGATGGGAAGAGTCACCAAACCGCATCTCAG GAACCTGTTTTTCCGTGTGTCCTCGCTCACGCTGATGGGTGTGAAGCTGGTGTTTGTGATGGAGGGAGACGCGCCGAGCATCAAAGCCGAGACCATGAGCAAACGCAGCGAGATGAGATACGGAGCCAAGGCTAAACCTGCAGCGGCTAAAAACACCAGCAGAGGCCGATTCAAGGCCGTCCTGAGAGAG TGCGCCGAGCTGCTGGACTGTCTGGGAGTGCCGTGGGTGACGGCGGCCGGCGAAGCGGAGGCTATGTGCGCATATCTGGACTCGCAGGGCGCGGTGGACGGGTGCATCACTAACGACGGCGATGCCTTCTTATACGGCGCTCAGACCGTCTACAGGAACTTCAACATGACTACAAAG GATCCTCAGGTGGACTGCTATCAGACGTCTCGTGTTCGGGACGAGCTCGGGCTCTCCAGAGACACTCTCGTGGGGCTGGCCGTTCTCCTGGGCTGCGACTACATCCCCAAG GGCGTCGCCGGAGTCGGCAAAGAACAGACACTGAAGCTGATTCAGAATCTTAAAGGAAAAAGTCTTCTTCAAAA GTTCACTGAGTGGAACGTAGACAGAGCTGAAAGGTCAGAGGTCGCGGTGAAGAAGGTCACGCACTGTCTGGTCTGTCGACACCCTG GCTCGGCTAAAGCGCACGAGCGCAGCGGCTGTGTGTTCTGTGAGAGCGAGCGCTTCTGTTCGCCGCAGGACTACGATTCCCAGTGTCCCTGCGAGTGGCACCGCACCGAACGCGCGCGCCAGGCGTCCTCCGTCGAAGCCAGCATCAAAAA GAAGACACTGGCGTGTGAGCGGTTCCCCTTTACTGAG ATCATCCGTGAGTTTCTGGTGTCGAAGGACAAGCCCACGCAGCCGCTCCGCCGGAGGAAACCCAGCCTGCTGCTGATGCAG ACGTTTGCTCTGGAGAAGATGGACTGGCCCAAACACTACAGCAGCGAGAAGCTTCTGGTGCTGATGACCTACACCGAACTCATGAACCGCAGACACGGCCGAGACTCGCCGGCCCAGGTCCAGCCCATCAG AATATATAAAGCGCGTGTCAGGAACGGCGTCTCCTGCTTCGAGGTCATCTGGAAGAAACCAG ATCACTATGTGTTTGCGGCGGGTCGTGAGGAGACGGAGGTGAGGACGCTGGAGGAGGAGTCTCTGTTCAGCCTGGCGTTTCCCGAGATCCTCCTGGACTTCCAGCAGCAGAGAGCCCACGCTCAGGAGAACCGAGCCAAGA AAAAGAAGCCGAAAGCAAGGAAAGAGAAGCCAGCCGACTCCCATGATGCCGTGTCGGATCTCTTTTCTCAGATGTCTCTGCAGACGGACCCTGGATCTACCCAGAATCCTCCGCAGCCCAATTCCCCTCCGTCCCCTGAGATCCAGCCGCCGCCTccttcccagaattccctgtcCGAGTcggctctgattggccagctgcaTCTCAGCAGTATAGACTGGGACTCTTCGTCGTTCACGGCCTCGCCGTCCCAGAAGCCTCAGAGCGACAAAACTGACCTGAGACCGGCGGAAAACACAACCTGTTCTCTTCAGGAGCgaataatcataaaaaacaCCCAGAAACAGCAGCCGAGGAGTCCTGGGTCTAACGAAGACGACTGCCGTTCGCTCCCAACTAATGCTCGGAAGACAAAACCCACCGCCAAAACCAGCAGAAACCCTCTCAGACCTGCAGCCGGGCCTCTGAGGAGCGTCTCGGGTCACAGAAACCCTTCTGAGATCTGCAGGAGCGTCAGTGATGACAGCGACGCTGAGAACCGACCCAGAAACAGAGTCAAGGTCACGTCTAAACCTCCCAAACCCGGCCCGACGGATCCGCTCCGGCCGCAGACATCAGCCAGGAACCAGCAGACGAGTGATGAAGCTGCTAAAACACCTCACGCTGCCGGCAGACCAGCCACACTCATCCAGGTGCATCATGGGACGCTTGAGGACGATTCGGACGCTTCGCTGGACAGTCCTCGACCGCTGGCTGAGAGACTCAAGATGAGGTTTGGAAAGTGA